From the genome of SAR324 cluster bacterium:
TGCTTCGGCCATCGTTGCGATCTTCTTCGCTTCTGAAATCCCTCCACACCAACTGAGGTCCGGCATCACGATGTCCACCGCCTTAGCCTCCAGCAGGTCCTTGTACCCAGTTCGGTAGCTCAGGGTCTCACTAGCAGTGACCGGCAATCCAGTGCGTTGACGATATTCCCCGACCACACTCAGGCTGTCCATCTTGACTGGATCCTCCATCCAATATGGCTGGAAGGGTTTAATGGCTTCAGCAATTCGGCAGGCTGCGGGTAGATTCCATAATGAGTGGAATTCAACCATGATGTCCATCTTGTCACCAACAGCCTTGCGGATCTTCTCAAAGGGTTCGAGAGCTCGATTCAGTTCCGCAGAGCTGATATGCAATCCTCCATTGTTTTCAGCAGCATGATCGAAGGGCCAGATCTTCATCGCCTGGATGCCCTGCTGCAATAGGCTCAGCGCCAGTTCATCAGCTCGATTGAGGAAGGCGTCCAAATCTTCGTAGGGACCTTCTTCACCATCAAGCCCCCAGTTGTCTGTGGTTTGTACAGGCCGTTGCCGGACGTAGCGATAACCTGCACAGGTATTGTAGACACGAACCTGCTCACGCGTTAGCCCACCAAGTAACTGATAGACTGGCTGTGCCGTACGTTTGCCCCACAAATCCCAGAGTGCAATGTCGATCGCAGAGTTGCCCCGGGTCTCTACTCCGGATCCACGAAAACCAAGGTAACCATAGAGTTTACGGGCGATATGGTCGATTCGACTGGGATCCTGACCCAATAGTTGAGGCGCGACACTTTCATGGAGATAGGCTTCCACCGCCTGAGCACCAAAGAAGGTTTCTCCCAATCCACTAAGTCCTTCATCCGTGTGGACATGCAACCAGAGAAGGTTGGGGAACTCCACGTTGTGGATTGTTTCAAGTGCAGTGATTTTCATGATTTTTCTCGTTTCAATGCATCCACCACCCGCCATCGACACTCAGGTTCTGACCTGTAAT
Proteins encoded in this window:
- a CDS encoding mandelate racemase/muconate lactonizing enzyme family protein; translation: MKITALETIHNVEFPNLLWLHVHTDEGLSGLGETFFGAQAVEAYLHESVAPQLLGQDPSRIDHIARKLYGYLGFRGSGVETRGNSAIDIALWDLWGKRTAQPVYQLLGGLTREQVRVYNTCAGYRYVRQRPVQTTDNWGLDGEEGPYEDLDAFLNRADELALSLLQQGIQAMKIWPFDHAAENNGGLHISSAELNRALEPFEKIRKAVGDKMDIMVEFHSLWNLPAACRIAEAIKPFQPYWMEDPVKMDSLSVVGEYRQRTGLPVTASETLSYRTGYKDLLEAKAVDIVMPDLSWCGGISEAKKIATMAEA